The following DNA comes from Fervidobacterium gondwanense DSM 13020.
GAAAAATCCAGGGAAGTTCTCTAAGATAGGTGCTCGCATGCCAAAGGGTATACTCCTTGTTGGACCTCCGGGAACTGGTAAGACGCTACTTGCTCGTGCCGTTGCCGGTGAAGCAAATGTTCCGTTCTTTCATATAAGCGGTTCAGACTTTGTTGAACTCTTTGTCGGTGTTGGTGCAGCAAGGGTTAGAGATCTATTTGAGCAGGCCAAGTCAAGCGCACCATGCATTGTATTTATAGACGAAATTGATGCGGTTGGAAGGCACAGAGGAGCAGGTCTTGGTGGCGGTCACGATGAAAGAGAGCAGACACTGAACCAATTGCTCGTTGAGATGGATGGATTCGACATCAATCAAGGTATTGTGGTTATGGCTGCAACGAACCGTCCAGATATCTTAGACCCGGCATTACTTAGACCTGGAAGGTTTGACAAAAAAGTGGTTGTAGATCCACCTGATGTGAAAGGTCGGGAGGCAATCCTAAAGATACATTTGAGGAATAAACCTATAGAAAAAGACGTTGATGTTGGCATCCTTGCTAAGAGAACGATAGGATTCGTTGGTGCGGACCTCGAGAATCTAGTCAACGAAGCTGCGCTGCTGGCAGCTCGCGCAGGAAGAAACGTTATAAATATGGAAGATTTTGAAGAGGCAATAGACAGAGTTATCGCAGGACCTGCGAGAAAGTCACGAATCATTTCAGAAAAGCAGAAGAAGATAGTCGCGTACCATGAAGTAGGCCATGCGATAATAGGTTCTTCATTACCTAATGCTGATCCCGTTCACAGGATATCGATTACTCCAAGGGGTTATGCAGCTCTCGGATACACACTACACCTACCAGCCGAAGATAAATATCTGGTGAGTAAGAATGAATTGCTAGACAATATCACAACATTACTCGGTGGTAGAGCAGCAGAAGAGATTGTATTTGGCGATTTCACAAGCGGTGCTGCCAATGATATCGAAAGGGCTACTGAAATAGCCAGAAAGATGGTTTGTGAATATGGTATGAGTGAAAGCTTCGGACCTCTCGCATGGGGAAAGACTGAACAAG
Coding sequences within:
- the ftsH gene encoding ATP-dependent zinc metalloprotease FtsH; the protein is MNRSIGSIIFLILIALSLFWIYEGFVNSKSAIEVNMSYSDFVKRMGDGETDIAKVTIKDDGNLRVETKNGRLYSVYAPWFRYDIEKINKLVEYGVVVDGEKSVDSSIWINVIGNAAFIILTIILFAFIIRGLGRGNNQAFTFTKSRAEKVGPNKIKVTFKDVAGVDEAVEELKETVDFLKNPGKFSKIGARMPKGILLVGPPGTGKTLLARAVAGEANVPFFHISGSDFVELFVGVGAARVRDLFEQAKSSAPCIVFIDEIDAVGRHRGAGLGGGHDEREQTLNQLLVEMDGFDINQGIVVMAATNRPDILDPALLRPGRFDKKVVVDPPDVKGREAILKIHLRNKPIEKDVDVGILAKRTIGFVGADLENLVNEAALLAARAGRNVINMEDFEEAIDRVIAGPARKSRIISEKQKKIVAYHEVGHAIIGSSLPNADPVHRISITPRGYAALGYTLHLPAEDKYLVSKNELLDNITTLLGGRAAEEIVFGDFTSGAANDIERATEIARKMVCEYGMSESFGPLAWGKTEQEVFLGKELTRIRNYSEDVAKLIDHEIQKIVMTCYNRAKEILENNREKMEKIVNILLEREVMSGEELRALLNGGTESLETV